In the Cylindrospermopsis raciborskii Cr2010 genome, CGTGGGTTTGTTGGGTTTCGCACTCCTCAACCCAACCTACAAAGGGGACTCAAAAGACCAATTGCCTAGGAGTATTGCACAAAGCACAAATAGGTTGGGTTTCGTTCCGCCAACTAACTAGTTGTCTCCAATTCACTCTCTCTTAAATGGGCTTTGAACTTTTTGCTAAACTGGACTAGAATGGGGAAGTTAGCACTCACTGGTCTACCTTGCCATTGGGTAACAATGGCGGAAATTTCACCTTCCGCACCCTTAATGTCAAACCCCTGACCTTTATTTTCCGGGTGGTGGTAAACTATCACCGACTCTTTTACACGCACGCGATCGCCAATCTTCATAGTGAGTATTTGTACTTAAATTTTATTGAGCATGTATTTTGCTTGTCTGATTTTACCATATCTAGTCTGTTCCAATAAAGGAGTATATTACTGTTTGAGGCAGAATTGTTGGAGTTTTTCGGGGAGTTGTTGACAAATCTGGTTCCAGGCGCGGGGTTGAAATTCTCTCCAGGTCCATAAATAAATGCCTCCACTTCCCAAGAAAAGAACAAACAAACCAATGACCAGCTTAACCAAATAATGAGAATGCTTATGGGAGTTGGTTTTTTCCGTGGTTGTGGAACCTTCTAGGGTTAAATTTAAATCTAGTGGATCCGGTGAGTTTACTGCCAGA is a window encoding:
- a CDS encoding ferredoxin-thioredoxin reductase variable chain; translation: MKIGDRVRVKESVIVYHHPENKGQGFDIKGAEGEISAIVTQWQGRPVSANFPILVQFSKKFKAHLRESELETTS